Proteins encoded in a region of the Paenibacillus sp. E222 genome:
- the folK gene encoding 2-amino-4-hydroxy-6-hydroxymethyldihydropteridine diphosphokinase produces the protein MIAHSTSESSEAYIALGANLGDREQTLLEALTLLDAHPHISVLRCSALYETEPVGYVDQPAFLNMATAVQTTLLPEQLLMELLDIETRLGRVRDIRWGPRTVDLDLLWMDGETSDTERLQLPHPRMGERAFVLVPLADIVTEDEHSGLYAFVQSSLSVLDGKDGIQLWKTCNWPIESGLSGS, from the coding sequence ATGATTGCACATTCGACCTCTGAATCTTCAGAGGCTTATATTGCTTTAGGGGCTAATTTGGGTGACCGGGAACAGACGCTGCTTGAGGCGTTAACGTTGCTGGATGCACATCCTCATATATCCGTCTTGCGCTGTTCTGCGTTGTATGAGACGGAGCCTGTAGGTTATGTGGACCAGCCAGCGTTTTTGAATATGGCAACTGCGGTACAGACTACACTTTTGCCGGAGCAGCTGCTCATGGAACTGCTGGATATTGAAACAAGGCTTGGGCGGGTTCGTGATATCCGTTGGGGCCCTCGTACAGTCGATTTGGATCTGCTTTGGATGGATGGAGAGACAAGTGATACCGAACGGCTGCAATTGCCGCATCCACGGATGGGTGAACGGGCGTTTGTATTGGTGCCACTGGCTGACATCGTAACCGAAGACGAGCATTCAGGTTTGTATGCCTTTGTACAATCATCGTTGTCTGTACTGGATGGAAAGGATGGAATACAGCTTTGGAAAACGTGCAATTGGCCAATCGAATCCGGGCTTTCCGGAAGCTGA
- a CDS encoding aminotransferase class IV — MKYAAINGELVNMAAAVVPVTDHGFLYGLGLFETFRTYQGAPFLLERHLERMASGCRELGIPFTATAAEVTNWISNLLLANELQDAYVRYTVSAGEAPLGLPSGDYGKPNHIVLAKALPEPSPSLYENGKMLQRLSTPRNTPEGEVRFKSLHYMNSILAKRELNGYGQHVQGAEGLQLTREGYIAEGIVSNVFWVRQGVLYTPALATGILPGITRAVVLELAAQQGMPCQEGLFPWEELLQADEIFLTGSVAELVPVTILRDQAGTETVISSGHIGPVTEALLGMYRQKAGYTS; from the coding sequence ATGAAATATGCCGCGATAAACGGAGAATTGGTTAATATGGCGGCAGCCGTGGTTCCGGTGACGGATCACGGCTTTTTGTACGGACTTGGATTGTTCGAGACGTTTCGGACGTATCAGGGAGCCCCTTTTCTGCTGGAGCGTCATTTGGAGCGGATGGCTTCAGGGTGTCGTGAACTGGGCATTCCATTCACAGCAACAGCAGCGGAGGTAACGAACTGGATCAGCAATCTGTTGCTTGCGAATGAACTCCAGGATGCCTATGTGCGCTATACGGTATCTGCGGGCGAGGCTCCGCTCGGACTACCTTCAGGAGATTATGGGAAACCCAATCATATCGTATTGGCAAAAGCACTACCTGAACCCTCTCCATCTCTATATGAAAATGGGAAAATGCTTCAACGTCTGTCGACGCCCCGCAACACGCCTGAAGGAGAAGTGCGGTTCAAATCACTGCATTACATGAACAGCATTCTGGCGAAACGGGAACTGAACGGATACGGGCAGCATGTGCAAGGAGCGGAAGGGCTGCAACTAACCCGGGAGGGCTACATAGCTGAGGGGATTGTCAGCAATGTGTTCTGGGTGAGACAAGGCGTACTCTATACGCCAGCACTTGCTACTGGTATTTTGCCGGGAATCACCAGAGCCGTTGTACTGGAGCTTGCAGCTCAGCAAGGAATGCCTTGTCAGGAAGGGCTGTTCCCTTGGGAGGAGCTGTTGCAGGCTGATGAGATCTTTTTGACAGGGTCTGTTGCTGAACTCGTTCCAGTTACTATATTGCGGGATCAAGCTGGAACGGAAACGGTAATCAGCAGCGGACATATAGGCCCGGTTACAGAAGCACTTCTGGGTATGTACCGGCAGAAAGCGGGGTATACTTCATGA
- a CDS encoding anthranilate synthase component I family protein, producing the protein MTHLMTTYADWTEWAGEGWTMMPYITKSDKGPYHGGLPLTWEAAWQQASPYAMVLENGKGGRYTFLGLNPVSVISGKGNEAVIQDLIQGGTQTDSGKPLEVLKRWAAPYRAPKVSGAPDFGGGCAGYLSYDVARSLEKLPNLAEDNPALPDYWWMRFEEIWAYDHEQQALFCMVHLAVRPNQDEAQLRGLYAEAEERAAAMQQRWLHILGFAQAEEQQQALEHRHSHIHLSAQSADSEGETEGWHTSFPQEDFEQAVRTVQEYIRQGDVFQVNLSLRQEKRLKSSAEHIYEWLRLVNPSPYMGMLRSPDFQLVSGSPELLVKVDNRKVSARPIAGTRRRGRDEAEDDLMAAEMLNSEKERAEHIMLVDLERNDIGRIAAYGSVHVPELMTIEKYSHVMHLVSQVEGTLADGLSVFDVIAATFPGGTITGAPKVRTMEIIEELEPVRRGPYTGSIGWMDYSGNMELNIVIRTLSIKDGVGYVQAGAGIVIDSDPYREYKECRNKARAMMRAVNYSEEAEAVKLK; encoded by the coding sequence ATGACACACCTGATGACAACATACGCCGACTGGACAGAGTGGGCCGGAGAAGGTTGGACCATGATGCCGTATATAACTAAGTCGGATAAGGGACCGTATCATGGCGGTTTACCGTTAACGTGGGAAGCAGCCTGGCAGCAGGCGTCACCCTATGCAATGGTACTGGAGAATGGTAAAGGCGGAAGATATACCTTTCTGGGATTAAACCCGGTATCCGTTATTTCCGGCAAGGGCAACGAGGCTGTTATTCAAGATCTCATTCAAGGCGGTACCCAAACAGATAGTGGTAAACCACTTGAAGTATTAAAAAGGTGGGCTGCGCCATACCGTGCACCAAAGGTGAGCGGGGCTCCAGACTTTGGCGGTGGATGTGCAGGCTATCTGAGCTATGACGTAGCCAGATCCCTGGAAAAGCTGCCAAACTTGGCAGAAGACAACCCGGCTCTTCCGGATTATTGGTGGATGCGGTTTGAAGAAATATGGGCGTATGACCATGAGCAGCAGGCACTGTTCTGCATGGTTCATCTGGCTGTACGGCCGAATCAGGATGAAGCTCAGCTTCGCGGGCTGTACGCAGAAGCAGAAGAGCGAGCAGCGGCCATGCAGCAGCGATGGCTGCATATTTTGGGATTTGCCCAGGCGGAAGAGCAGCAGCAGGCATTGGAGCATCGTCATAGCCACATTCATCTCAGTGCGCAATCAGCGGATTCGGAGGGGGAAACGGAAGGATGGCATACTTCCTTTCCTCAAGAGGACTTTGAGCAGGCGGTACGCACAGTGCAGGAATATATCCGGCAAGGGGATGTGTTTCAAGTGAACCTGTCCCTGCGGCAGGAAAAACGTCTGAAGTCCAGTGCAGAACATATCTATGAATGGCTGCGTCTCGTGAATCCATCTCCTTATATGGGGATGCTGCGTAGTCCGGACTTTCAACTGGTGAGCGGTTCACCTGAATTGCTCGTCAAGGTGGATAATCGCAAGGTAAGCGCTCGTCCGATCGCAGGCACTCGGAGAAGAGGCCGAGATGAAGCTGAGGATGACTTGATGGCCGCTGAGATGCTGAACAGTGAGAAGGAACGGGCAGAGCATATTATGCTGGTCGATCTGGAGCGGAATGATATCGGTCGAATTGCAGCCTACGGATCAGTGCATGTGCCTGAACTGATGACGATCGAGAAGTATTCGCATGTCATGCATCTGGTGTCTCAAGTCGAGGGGACGCTGGCAGACGGACTATCGGTATTTGATGTGATTGCAGCGACGTTCCCAGGTGGAACGATTACGGGTGCACCCAAAGTTCGCACCATGGAAATCATTGAAGAACTGGAGCCTGTGCGTCGTGGACCGTATACAGGTTCGATTGGGTGGATGGACTACAGTGGCAATATGGAGTTGAACATCGTCATTCGTACACTTTCCATTAAAGATGGAGTGGGCTATGTACAGGCAGGAGCGGGCATCGTTATCGACTCCGATCCATATCGGGAATACAAGGAGTGCCGCAACAAGGCAAGAGCCATGATGAGGGCAGTGAACTACAGCGAGGAAGCGGAAGCCGTTAAATTAAAATAA
- a CDS encoding helix-turn-helix domain-containing protein, translating to MENVQLANRIRAFRKLKGLTQQELAAETGISLAVLGMIERGNRKVVERELNLIAGVLSISIEELQGN from the coding sequence TTGGAAAACGTGCAATTGGCCAATCGAATCCGGGCTTTCCGGAAGCTGAAAGGTTTAACACAACAGGAACTCGCTGCTGAGACGGGCATATCTCTGGCCGTTCTGGGTATGATTGAACGAGGCAACCGCAAAGTAGTTGAACGGGAGTTGAATCTAATTGCCGGGGTACTGTCGATCAGTATTGAGGAATTACAGGGGAACTAA
- the folB gene encoding dihydroneopterin aldolase, with translation MDRMVMHRMEYYGYHGVFAEERKLGARYYIDLEIDMDLGEAGRTDDLTKTINYAEIHELVKQIVENKSFQLIEALGEHIASSLLDTYTIINALTVKVTKPHPPFDIHFGGVTVELRRTRK, from the coding sequence ATGGATAGAATGGTAATGCATCGAATGGAGTATTACGGATATCACGGCGTATTTGCCGAGGAACGGAAGCTGGGGGCGCGTTATTATATTGATCTGGAGATCGATATGGATCTGGGCGAGGCTGGGCGTACCGATGATTTGACCAAAACCATCAATTATGCGGAAATCCATGAGCTGGTGAAACAGATCGTTGAAAATAAATCATTCCAGTTAATTGAAGCTTTGGGCGAACATATTGCATCTTCTTTACTAGACACTTATACTATTATCAATGCACTGACAGTCAAGGTGACGAAGCCACATCCGCCTTTTGATATTCATTTTGGGGGCGTGACTGTAGAGCTTCGCCGCACAAGAAAGTGA
- a CDS encoding peptidyl-prolyl cis-trans isomerase, which translates to MTRQEKGLWTAVIVLTLGMLVMGSVMVVQGLRNGREGADSPQDTNQEEGNAVATINGEVITNKEWTDALKRRYGSELLLQMLNRKAVYAEALDRNLTVTPKEIAKELAAATDGYDSEKAYFDEMQSQLGLSRQDLELEAGYRLLLEKIATSGIQIKDADIEHYWTEHHEDYVSPEKYDLSTIVLKEEEQAESVLDALDKGADFEETARNESTDSYSRDAGGRLGWIEQNDPFQSEALLKLAAQLDVGDIAGPVKVEEGYAIIKMNDKQERQVEPAEEVREEIRMQLALSQADPLPQVEERLRNKYEAVIIAEIPAS; encoded by the coding sequence ATGACAAGACAGGAAAAAGGGTTATGGACGGCTGTAATTGTCTTGACGCTTGGAATGCTGGTAATGGGTTCGGTTATGGTTGTGCAAGGCTTACGGAATGGACGTGAAGGAGCAGATTCACCTCAGGATACCAATCAGGAAGAGGGAAATGCGGTAGCAACGATCAATGGGGAGGTCATCACCAACAAGGAATGGACCGATGCATTGAAACGGCGCTATGGCAGTGAATTGCTGCTCCAGATGCTCAATCGCAAAGCTGTATATGCGGAAGCACTCGATCGTAATCTGACGGTGACTCCCAAAGAAATTGCGAAGGAACTTGCCGCGGCGACGGATGGATATGATTCGGAGAAGGCTTATTTTGACGAAATGCAGTCTCAACTGGGTTTATCCAGGCAAGATCTTGAGTTGGAGGCGGGATACCGACTTCTGCTTGAGAAAATTGCGACGAGCGGTATTCAGATTAAGGATGCAGATATCGAGCATTACTGGACCGAACACCATGAAGACTATGTTTCCCCAGAGAAATATGATCTGTCTACCATCGTATTGAAGGAAGAGGAACAGGCTGAGTCAGTGCTGGATGCGCTCGACAAGGGAGCAGACTTTGAAGAAACCGCACGTAATGAATCGACAGACAGTTACTCCCGTGATGCGGGCGGTCGTCTGGGATGGATCGAGCAGAACGATCCGTTTCAGTCCGAAGCACTCCTCAAACTTGCAGCTCAACTGGACGTTGGCGATATTGCAGGGCCGGTGAAGGTGGAAGAAGGCTACGCGATCATTAAAATGAACGACAAACAAGAGCGTCAGGTGGAGCCTGCGGAAGAGGTTCGCGAAGAGATTCGGATGCAGTTGGCTCTCAGCCAGGCCGATCCTTTGCCTCAGGTGGAGGAAAGGTTGCGCAACAAGTATGAGGCTGTCATCATCGCTGAAATTCCGGCATCCTGA
- the dusB gene encoding tRNA dihydrouridine synthase DusB, protein MLKIGDIEMKNQVVLAPMAGVCNPAFRLIAKEFGTGLVCAEMVSGKAIVHGNKRTREMLFVDEREKPLSLQIWGGDRQALVEAAKIVDKETNADIIDINMGCPVPKVTSCDAGARWLLDPNKIYEMVSAVVDAVDKPVTVKMRIGWDNEHIYVVENALAVERAGGQAVSVHGRTREQLYTGTADWSHIKNVKEAVSIPVIGNGDVSSPEDARRMLDETGCDGVMIGRAALGNPWMLYRTIQYLSSGELLPDPNGEEKIRVAILHMDRLIALKGEAVAVREMRKHLAWYLKGLKGSARIKDVIMEETKRDEMVHILENFVSQLHIEGNLESEPALAENAS, encoded by the coding sequence ATGCTTAAAATTGGTGACATTGAAATGAAAAACCAGGTCGTACTTGCGCCGATGGCTGGCGTATGTAATCCGGCTTTTCGTCTGATCGCAAAAGAATTCGGAACAGGCCTCGTATGTGCGGAGATGGTGAGTGGCAAAGCCATTGTACATGGTAACAAGCGTACGCGTGAGATGTTGTTTGTCGATGAGCGTGAGAAACCGCTGAGCCTGCAAATTTGGGGGGGAGATCGCCAAGCCCTCGTAGAAGCAGCCAAAATTGTGGACAAAGAAACCAATGCTGACATCATCGACATCAACATGGGATGCCCTGTGCCTAAAGTGACGAGCTGTGATGCAGGTGCACGCTGGTTGCTTGATCCGAACAAAATTTATGAAATGGTATCCGCTGTAGTGGACGCGGTGGATAAGCCGGTTACCGTCAAGATGCGGATCGGCTGGGATAACGAGCATATCTACGTGGTTGAGAATGCACTTGCGGTTGAACGTGCTGGCGGCCAAGCGGTAAGTGTGCACGGCCGTACACGTGAACAGCTCTATACAGGCACAGCGGACTGGTCACACATCAAAAATGTAAAAGAGGCTGTCTCCATCCCGGTGATCGGGAACGGAGATGTATCTTCACCGGAAGATGCCCGTCGCATGTTGGATGAAACGGGTTGTGACGGAGTGATGATCGGTCGTGCCGCCCTGGGTAACCCATGGATGCTGTATCGTACCATTCAATACCTGAGTTCCGGCGAACTGCTTCCTGACCCGAATGGGGAAGAGAAAATTCGGGTTGCCATTTTGCATATGGACCGTCTGATTGCACTGAAGGGTGAGGCTGTTGCTGTTCGCGAGATGCGTAAACACCTGGCTTGGTATCTGAAAGGGCTGAAAGGATCTGCCCGCATCAAGGACGTTATTATGGAAGAAACCAAACGTGATGAGATGGTGCATATTCTGGAGAATTTTGTATCCCAGCTGCATATCGAAGGCAATCTGGAGTCAGAACCGGCACTAGCCGAAAATGCTTCCTGA
- the cysK gene encoding cysteine synthase A, whose amino-acid sequence MAKVVNNVTELIGGTPLVRLNRIVPEGSAEVFVKLEYQNPGSSVKDRIAISIVEEAEKEGKLKPGDTIIEATSGNTGIGLAMVAAAKGYKSVIVMPETMSMERRNLLRAYGAELVLTPGAEGMNGAVKKAEELLKENPSYFMAEQFKNKANVKIHHETTGPEIVEAIQSVGGTLDAFVAGIGTGGTITGTGQVLKESFPGIKIVAVEPAASPILAGGKPGPHKIQGIGANFIPEILDQEIYDEIIHIENDDAFETARQVAKEEGILSGISSGAAIRAGLQVAKQLGAGKRVVVIVPSNGERYLSTPLYNFEA is encoded by the coding sequence ATGGCTAAAGTAGTTAATAACGTAACAGAACTCATCGGAGGTACTCCGCTTGTTCGTCTGAACCGTATCGTACCTGAAGGCAGTGCTGAAGTGTTCGTGAAACTGGAATACCAGAATCCAGGTTCAAGCGTCAAAGACCGTATCGCGATTAGCATCGTGGAAGAAGCGGAAAAAGAAGGCAAGCTGAAACCCGGTGATACCATCATCGAAGCAACAAGTGGTAACACAGGAATTGGACTCGCTATGGTGGCTGCAGCCAAAGGCTACAAGTCTGTTATTGTTATGCCGGAAACGATGAGCATGGAGCGTCGTAACCTGCTTCGCGCTTACGGAGCTGAGCTTGTGCTCACACCGGGAGCCGAAGGTATGAATGGTGCAGTTAAAAAAGCTGAGGAATTGCTTAAGGAAAATCCATCTTATTTCATGGCTGAGCAATTTAAAAATAAAGCCAACGTGAAGATCCACCATGAAACGACTGGCCCTGAGATTGTTGAAGCCATTCAATCTGTAGGCGGTACGTTGGATGCTTTCGTTGCAGGAATCGGTACAGGCGGAACGATTACAGGTACAGGCCAAGTGTTGAAGGAATCCTTCCCTGGGATTAAAATCGTTGCCGTTGAACCAGCAGCTTCGCCAATCTTGGCAGGCGGCAAACCGGGCCCTCACAAAATCCAGGGGATCGGTGCTAACTTTATTCCTGAGATTCTGGATCAGGAAATCTATGACGAAATCATTCACATCGAGAATGACGATGCGTTCGAGACGGCTCGTCAGGTAGCGAAGGAAGAGGGCATTCTGTCCGGTATTTCTTCCGGTGCAGCTATCCGCGCAGGGCTGCAAGTGGCCAAACAGTTGGGTGCAGGCAAACGCGTTGTCGTGATTGTGCCAAGTAACGGTGAACGTTACCTCAGTACGCCACTTTACAACTTCGAAGCTTAA
- the lysS gene encoding lysine--tRNA ligase: MTDEVLNQETETELSELLQIRRDKLDELRKLGIDPFGQKYVRTEEAGSILKKYEELTKEELEEKHIEVSIAGRIMAKRGMGKASFAHIQDLSGRIQIYVRQDTVPEDKYAAFSLLDLGDIVGVSGVIFKTKTGETSVKVQNLEVLSKSLYPLPDKYHGLADVELRYRQRYVDLIMNREVQQTFITRSKIIQSMRRYLDSLGYLEVETPTLHTIAGGAAARPFITHHNALDMELYMRIAIELHLKRLIVGGLEKVYEIGRVYRNEGMSTRHNPEFTMIELYEAYADYQDIMRLTENLVAHIAQEVLGTQVIQYADYQVDLTPQWRRVTMVDAVKEVVGVDFSVHMTDEEAHRLAKEHKVPVEKHMTFGHILNAFFEHFVEETLIQPTFIMGHPVEISPLAKKSDVDPRFTDRFELFIVGREHANAFTELNDPIDQRQRFEAQLLEKEHGNDEAHEMDDDFIRALEYGMPPTGGLGIGIDRLIMLLTNSPSIRDVLLFPHMRPRTQD; encoded by the coding sequence ATGACGGATGAAGTCTTGAATCAGGAAACCGAAACCGAACTAAGTGAGCTTTTACAAATTCGCCGCGACAAATTGGACGAGCTCCGCAAATTGGGAATCGACCCTTTTGGCCAAAAATACGTACGTACGGAAGAAGCCGGCTCCATTCTGAAGAAGTATGAAGAACTGACCAAGGAAGAGCTGGAAGAGAAGCACATCGAAGTCAGTATTGCCGGACGGATTATGGCGAAGCGGGGAATGGGTAAAGCGAGCTTTGCACATATTCAGGACCTGAGCGGCAGAATCCAGATCTATGTTCGTCAGGATACTGTGCCGGAAGACAAATACGCCGCGTTCAGCCTGCTCGATCTAGGGGATATTGTAGGTGTCTCTGGGGTAATCTTCAAAACCAAGACAGGTGAGACTTCGGTTAAGGTTCAAAACCTTGAAGTATTGTCCAAATCACTATACCCACTACCGGATAAATATCATGGACTCGCGGATGTAGAGCTGCGTTACCGTCAGCGCTATGTTGACCTGATTATGAATCGCGAAGTGCAGCAGACCTTCATTACTCGTTCCAAAATCATTCAGTCGATGCGCCGTTACCTGGATTCTCTGGGTTATCTGGAAGTGGAAACGCCGACGCTGCACACCATCGCTGGTGGAGCCGCTGCGCGTCCATTCATCACGCATCATAATGCACTTGATATGGAATTGTACATGCGGATTGCGATTGAGCTTCACCTGAAACGTCTGATTGTAGGCGGTCTGGAGAAGGTATATGAGATCGGCCGTGTATACCGTAACGAAGGAATGTCGACACGTCATAACCCTGAGTTCACGATGATTGAACTTTATGAGGCATATGCCGATTATCAGGATATCATGCGTTTGACTGAGAATCTTGTTGCTCACATTGCACAGGAAGTGCTTGGTACACAAGTTATTCAATATGCAGACTATCAAGTGGATCTTACACCACAATGGCGTCGTGTAACGATGGTAGACGCGGTTAAGGAAGTGGTAGGCGTGGACTTCTCCGTGCACATGACGGACGAGGAAGCTCATCGTTTGGCGAAAGAACATAAGGTTCCAGTTGAAAAGCATATGACATTTGGTCATATTCTGAATGCATTCTTCGAACATTTTGTAGAAGAGACGTTGATTCAACCAACCTTTATTATGGGGCATCCGGTTGAGATTTCGCCGCTGGCGAAGAAAAGCGATGTAGATCCACGCTTCACGGACCGCTTCGAGCTGTTTATCGTTGGACGTGAGCATGCAAATGCCTTTACGGAGCTGAATGATCCAATTGATCAGCGTCAGCGCTTTGAGGCACAATTGCTGGAGAAAGAACACGGGAACGACGAAGCACACGAAATGGATGATGATTTCATCCGTGCGCTCGAATATGGTATGCCACCAACAGGTGGACTGGGGATCGGTATTGACCGTCTGATCATGTTGTTGACCAACTCGCCGTCCATTCGTGACGTACTGCTCTTCCCGCACATGCGTCCTCGTACACAGGATTAA
- the folP gene encoding dihydropteroate synthase — translation MTLTPVIYERNYAWGPAELKLGTRTLIMGILNVTPDSFSDGGRYTNVERAVAHAIQMMEDGADLIDIGGESTRPGSDIVGADEELSRIIPVIEALRQQAPHIPISVDTYKADVARQAIQAGAHIINDVWGAKADPEMARTAAELGCPLILMHNRQERDYTNYLVDVVSDLQESIQIALEAGVHPDQIILDPGIGFVKDLNENLVLMSSLGLLNEMGYPVLLATSRKRFIQNTLQVQADDALEGTAATVAFGIAQGCQMVRVHDVKPIRRTVDMCDAMLYASPGLRRK, via the coding sequence ATGACACTTACACCAGTCATTTATGAACGGAATTATGCGTGGGGGCCAGCGGAGCTAAAACTTGGCACACGTACACTTATTATGGGTATTCTGAATGTCACACCGGACTCCTTCTCGGATGGGGGACGTTATACCAATGTGGAGCGAGCGGTGGCTCACGCCATTCAGATGATGGAGGATGGCGCGGACCTCATTGATATTGGCGGGGAATCTACACGTCCGGGTTCAGATATCGTTGGTGCTGATGAAGAACTAAGCCGGATCATTCCGGTCATTGAAGCACTGCGGCAGCAGGCTCCACATATTCCGATATCGGTGGACACCTATAAGGCAGATGTCGCTCGTCAGGCCATTCAGGCTGGAGCACACATCATCAATGATGTGTGGGGTGCCAAGGCTGACCCGGAGATGGCACGTACTGCGGCAGAGCTGGGATGTCCTCTGATCCTAATGCATAACCGGCAAGAACGAGACTATACCAACTATTTGGTTGACGTAGTCAGTGATCTTCAAGAGAGTATACAGATTGCGCTAGAGGCCGGAGTACACCCCGATCAGATTATTCTGGACCCGGGCATTGGCTTTGTGAAGGATCTGAACGAAAATCTGGTGCTCATGTCATCGCTCGGGTTACTCAATGAGATGGGATATCCCGTTCTGCTTGCCACCTCGCGTAAAAGGTTTATCCAGAACACCTTACAGGTACAGGCAGATGATGCGCTGGAAGGTACGGCCGCTACGGTTGCTTTTGGCATAGCCCAAGGATGCCAGATGGTCCGGGTTCATGATGTGAAGCCGATTCGGCGCACGGTGGACATGTGTGATGCCATGCTGTATGCCTCTCCAGGCTTGCGGAGGAAATGA
- the pabA gene encoding aminodeoxychorismate/anthranilate synthase component II, with protein MILVIDNYDSFTYNLVQYLGELGETVEVRRNDEIDLAGIEALAPDHILISPGPCTPNEAGISLAVIDHFKGSIPIFGVCLGHQAIGQAFGGNVIRADRMMHGKTSEMHHNGTSVFTGLPSPFTATRYHSLIVERSSLPDCLEITAETAEGEIMGLRHKEYAIEGVQFHPESIITDHGHQMLRNFLSQQVKV; from the coding sequence ATGATACTGGTTATCGACAATTATGATTCCTTCACATACAACCTGGTTCAATATCTGGGTGAACTGGGGGAGACGGTGGAAGTTCGCCGTAATGATGAGATTGATCTGGCAGGCATTGAGGCGTTGGCACCTGATCATATTTTGATCTCACCGGGGCCTTGTACTCCGAATGAGGCCGGCATTAGTCTGGCGGTCATTGACCACTTCAAGGGCAGTATTCCGATCTTCGGCGTATGTCTGGGACATCAGGCGATTGGACAGGCTTTCGGAGGTAATGTTATTCGTGCGGACCGCATGATGCATGGCAAAACATCAGAGATGCATCATAATGGAACATCCGTATTTACCGGATTGCCATCTCCCTTCACGGCAACGCGGTATCACTCTTTGATCGTGGAGCGCAGCAGTCTGCCAGATTGTCTGGAGATTACGGCCGAGACGGCGGAAGGCGAGATTATGGGCTTGCGTCACAAGGAATATGCGATTGAAGGTGTTCAGTTCCATCCCGAATCCATCATTACGGATCACGGTCATCAAATGCTGCGTAACTTCCTGTCTCAGCAGGTAAAGGTATAG
- the greA gene encoding transcription elongation factor GreA, giving the protein MSDKEVILTPEGLKKLEEELEMLKSVKRREVAERIKVAIGYGDISENSEYEDAKNEQAFIEGRVITLEKLLRNARIINSDEIDTEAVSVGATVTVEDLEFGDITEYTIVGTAESNPLQNKISNESPVGKAILGKKKGTVVDVSVPAGVIQYKIVDIKK; this is encoded by the coding sequence ATGAGCGATAAGGAAGTTATCCTTACACCAGAGGGACTTAAGAAGCTTGAAGAAGAACTGGAAATGCTGAAATCAGTGAAGCGCCGCGAAGTGGCTGAACGGATTAAGGTAGCCATCGGGTATGGAGATATTAGTGAGAACTCCGAATACGAAGACGCGAAGAATGAACAGGCATTCATTGAAGGCCGCGTTATTACGTTGGAGAAATTGCTCCGGAACGCACGGATTATCAACAGCGACGAGATCGATACCGAAGCTGTAAGCGTGGGTGCAACAGTCACTGTAGAAGATCTGGAATTCGGTGATATCACGGAATATACGATTGTAGGTACTGCGGAGTCCAATCCGCTGCAAAACAAAATATCGAACGAAAGCCCTGTTGGCAAAGCCATTCTGGGCAAGAAAAAAGGTACGGTTGTTGATGTAAGTGTGCCTGCTGGCGTAATTCAATATAAAATTGTAGACATCAAAAAGTAA